The DNA sequence GCGGAGCGACGGCTACCGCGTGCCCTCGCTGCCCTTCGTGCCGGGCCTCGAGGTGTCCGGGTGGATCCGGGCGGTCGGCGACGGCGTCACGGGACTGGACGCCGGCCGGCCGGTGGCGGCGTTCACCCCGGGCGGTGGCTACGCGGAGACCGTCGTCGTCGACGCCACGACGGTCTTCACCCTGCCGGACAGCATCGACCTGCGCACCGCCGCCACCCTCCCCACCGTCCTGCCGACCGCGCACGCGCTCCTCCACGAGGCGGGCCGGCTGCGCGCGGGCGAGACCGTGCTCGTGCAGGGAGCGGCGGGCGGCGTCGGCACGGTGCTCGGCCAGCTGGCCGAGGCCGCGGGCGCGGGACGGGTGTTCGGCGTGGTGTCGGGGGCGGCGAAGGCCGAGTACGCGCTCGCCCACGGGTACGACGAGGTCTTCGTCGGGGACTTCGCGGACGAGGTGCGCGCCGCCACCGGCGGCCGGGGCGTGGACCTCGCGCTGGACCCCGTCGGCGGCGAGACGTTCCGGCGAAGCCTGGAGGCGCTCGCGCCCTTCGGCCGCCTCGTCTCCTACGGCAACGCGAGCGCGGCGGAACCGTGGCGGCTGGGGCAGCGGGAGCTGTTCCCCGGCGCGGTCTCCGTCGCGGGCTTCTCGCTCCTCACGCTCGTGGCGACCGAGCCGGAGGCCGTGCGCGCGCTCACGACGCGGGCCTTCCGCACGGTCGCCGAGGGGACCGTGCGCCTGCCCGTCACGGCGGAGTTCCCCCTCGCGGAGGCGGCGGACGCGCACCGGCTGATGGAGACGCGCACGACCACGGGCAAGCTGCTCCTGCGGGTGGCCGGCTGAGTACGGGTCGGCCGACCGCCGGCCGGCTACCGGGCGATCACCGGGCGGCGCGAGCAAGCGGCGCGGCCCGGCCCGTGCACGCGTCCGCGCCGGCGGCCGGACCGCCGTCGTACCGCACGGCCGACCAGTCCCCCCGCCGCCGGGTGCCCGCGGCGGACGGCCGGCACCCCGCACCCGGCCGCCGCCGGGCGCGCGGCGTCACCTGCCCTT is a window from the Streptomyces mobaraensis genome containing:
- a CDS encoding quinone oxidoreductase family protein, with product MRVVRFEKFGGPEVLTETRVPAPRPGPGQVAIDVAYAGVNFADVKSRSDGYRVPSLPFVPGLEVSGWIRAVGDGVTGLDAGRPVAAFTPGGGYAETVVVDATTVFTLPDSIDLRTAATLPTVLPTAHALLHEAGRLRAGETVLVQGAAGGVGTVLGQLAEAAGAGRVFGVVSGAAKAEYALAHGYDEVFVGDFADEVRAATGGRGVDLALDPVGGETFRRSLEALAPFGRLVSYGNASAAEPWRLGQRELFPGAVSVAGFSLLTLVATEPEAVRALTTRAFRTVAEGTVRLPVTAEFPLAEAADAHRLMETRTTTGKLLLRVAG